In Carassius auratus strain Wakin chromosome 12, ASM336829v1, whole genome shotgun sequence, the sequence ATTGGTGCCTGCTGTTATGTTGAATGCTCAGCACTGACACAGAAAGGCCTGAAGACTGTGTTTGATGAGGCCATTATAGCCATTCTGGCTCCTAAGAAAGGTGCGCTCAAGCGAAGACTGGGGCCACGCTGCATCAACTGCTGCCTCATCACATGATACACCAGCTCAGGGGCATCCAGCGACCAACTGACAACCAACCAGATTTCAATCTGACTTCTGAACTAAAGCAAGGCGAACCAATGGGCCCATTCACCTCCAAGTCCAAGTCATGGACGAGGAACTAACAAAAAGACACATTGTTCAGGGAGAAATGACACGAACACTAATCCTTGAGAATGGAATACAAAGAAAAACGGACAAAATGATTTATTGAACATACAAGCACAGAGAACAGACACCCTTTCTAATGACTAAAAACAATCAAACTGTAGTTCCAACGTGTCTGGCACAGCAAGCATGAGTTCCTTTGAGAGATGAAACAGCACAACCAAACCCATCGGTCATTTACAGAAGTAAGACTTTCTTCAAAAAGGGGAATTCAGCATCTCAATTTAGGTTGCAAAATACTTGCTTTTTACAAAATGTCTCAAGTCAGTACTAGCTTTATTTACAGGAAGAACGAGAGGAATGATCGAATAAATATACTGCCATTAGGAGCGAACAACAAATTAAATATCTAttctacaaaaaacaaacacagaaactaTAAATTGGACATCTGAGTCAGGCAGCATTTCTTAGCATGTACTGGGATGGACAGTCGTTTTTTGACTCCAGTCTGgatctctttctttctcagttCCTTGTGGCCTGTGATTGTGTCCTTCTTTTCCTCACTTGAGCTTGTATGTGAGTTGTTTGCGATGCCAGTGTATCCAGACAGGAGCAGCGAGGAGGCCCGTTAGAAATCCAGTAGTTGCCCCAAGGGTACAGGAGTTGGGCCAAACCTGGATATAAGAGCCAGAAAATGAAGATCAAAACTCTCATTTTGCAGGAGCACAAGTGACTTGACTGGAAATTCTACAGAATCACTGTGGTGTTTTCAAATTTTCTATTTCAGACTGCTTTattcctctttctttttttaacgtAGAGTTTTGAGTGTTACGTATTGGTGGCCTTGCCTCTCAGGTGTGTGCCAACTGCTCTGCATTTAGAACTTTTGCTTCATATGATCAAGgcgatttcaaattttgttttgtttttttatttaaattttatgcattttttgcaGTCCATGCAAATATGTGGAGTGGTCTTTAAAGCTTCTAGCACATTgtgagcaacaacaacaacaaaaaaagcctttaaaaatagtagatctaaatctaaaattaaaaggCACAATGGTTTTATAGGAGAACATAATTCATATGAAAACTTGCTTTTGACGCCCAATGCGCAGTggataaacaaaatgtaaatttaatgacTTGCTTCAAAATCTTTACTGAGTATAAAACAGGTTTTTCAAAAaactttgccttttttatttagttgttttgatTCATCGTGTAGATTTGAATGCCTTATTTCAGTCTTGcacataaaaaagaaagttaaatatgcaattatttttctgttatattaagaaaaataataattattattataccagttaactgacacacacacaaagaaaactgttcaaaagttttgggtcagtaagaatgttttgaaaaaatttaTTGTGCTTACTAAGTCTGCATTTTCATTTGCagtaaaaaatatggtaaaacactaattattatttaaaataaaggttttctattttaaatgtattcctgtgatgctgaattttcataatcatcactccagtcttcagtgtcacatgacccttctgaaatcattcaTATATGCTGATGTGGtgcaacatttcttatcaatgctGATAACATTTTTTGATTCTTTGATATGAAGAAAGTTCAAGATAATggcatgcattaaaatataatgtacttgTCAGATTTAATCTATGccatgcatcctttctgaataaaaatatttatataaaaaacatgattGACCCTaaactttgaaatatatatatagagagagagagagaatgaaagagagatcAGCACTAATTTCTGCCAGTTTTATACAGAGAATGAGATTTCTTCCCTGAATACTTGATCTCTAATGACTgaagatttgagttttaaataaaaatgtcagcaAAATTGATTATTCAGTTATCTCAAAACCATAATATGGGCATCAATATTGCAAGCGTCATGGCAATGAGAAGGAGAGAGTCTGTGTGAGTCACACCACTCTTCCATTCTCTATAGCTAGACATCTGGATTGAACCACCCCAGAGTTTCTCGTTTGTTCACACTCAGCCCATCATCATGTGTTGAGAAGTCACTCTACAGCTTCCTCTCTCTCATCGTCTCTCTGCTCTCGTCTAGACATCTGTGTGTAGACAGCGTGTCGAAAAGCACACATGGGAGACTTCAGTGTGACATTTTGAGGGCAAAACGAGGGCAAACACTGGCCTCTGATCAATGTCTCTGTACAACACATGAATAATTGAAGTACCAGTGCAGTCTTTCTATGCTTCGAGAATATTAAATTGTTCATGAAGATTGGTTCATTCCCAACAAAAATCTATGACTATATAAAAGTCTATGTCTATACTGCACAATTTATCGGTTGAGAGGATGAGTATATTGTCAAAAAGGGGTTTTAGTGTTACACTACACatcatttttttctatttgacaATGATCCCTAGTATGatgattttgttatatatatatatatatatattatatatttatatagaaaagtCGTCTCTTATGCTGATCaagcctgcctttatttgatcacaaaactGTACTCTTGTgaaatattctaatttaaaataattattttataaattttcatatattttaaaatataatttattccagcAATGTCAAAGTTTAATTTCCACCAGCCATTAAACCAatattcagtgtcacgtgattcttgcagaaatcattttgatatgctGATCTGGAGCTCAGTTTTTATTGGTACTCAATTATTATCTGTTGAAAACTAATTTTttctgcttagtatttttgttgaAGCAATGATACCTTTATAATCAGAATTCTGATGAACTCGAATGGAAATCTAATGTTTAGTATGATTTCTGAGTGATCAGGTGACACTGTCTAAgagtaataactgctgaaaattcagctttgccattactagaataaattacatttcaaaatatattatatttggaaaaaagttattttcattttatggtcATAAACAGAGCATCAAAATCTCCAATCATTAGAGAAATGACAGGTTTTCCAATGAGAATGagcaaattaatttacattttttggtaaactatccctttttaAGAAACGTAATAACCAAGCGTGATGGACAAAAATCaagatttttttgcaaacagagaGGAATGAATTTGAATAAATATGTACTAAATGTTATAAATAGCACAAACATAAAACTGAAAGTTcaacaaaaccaaaatatttaTACAAAGCAATTTCTCTGGCATGTTCCTCGTTTCTGAGGTTTGATGCAAAATGACAGCAAGTGCTCTGAAACAAGGAACCTTCTACTAATAATCTGCTGCCACGGCAGAAATCTGCTTTTCACGGAGCATAATTATGGAACTAACCAATGCTCTCATTAAGAGACACATTTTTGAGGGGCTTCTTTTGCTTTACTAAACCGATATAACGAAGAGTCACAGGAACTCACAGAAGAAATGCGCTGGAATATGCTACAGACCAGACTCAAACCGCCACATCTCAATGAGCAAGAAGCATGTGTGTTAACTGCTATTtgatatttcttttaaaatgactGGAATTTCTGGAAGCAGTTTGCATTGCATTATTGGTATTGGGCcatccttgttacacgttacatgtacttgctattgtaataataaattatgcataattacatgcaagttacCCAAAACCAAACCCTAagcatatagtaagtacatgtagttaattactATTACAAAGTACTTAAATGTACAATTACACTAACaaggaaaccttaaaataaagtgtaacccaataTTGCAATAGTGTAATGACACTAACCTGCCAGGGTCTGTCCCAGTCGAGAGGAATAGGGAAAGCTCCCAACCAGGCCCCAATCACACTACAGCCAGTGGTAATCTGAAGAGAGGTGTCCCACACTGACATCGCCCTGAAAATCACACATGCTCAACATCATAAcactgtacactaccattcaaatgttaaatgaaatgaatgaaaacagcacTGTATGTAGGATATTAAACATGAAGCTGGTATAGGGTGAAGAGATGTAGTATACAAGAGGACTATGAATGTTCGATGAAAACAGCTCCGTATTTACATTTGAGAGAGAAATTTCCTGCAGTGCTTAAGCAGAGATACTGCAGCTGTATAAACAACACACCGAATCTCTGATTATCATACCACTGGAACATCACTAAAGGATTCCGTGGGCTTGTTTCCAAACACTTCAGTTAGTTTGAAGTTCATTTAAGCTAAAATGATACATACAGAGACGCTTTAGcgattatattatttaaatggtgATATATACAATCAGAAAACAAGACTCCGCTCAGGCTACagtgatgaaaaaaagaaaagaaaaacaggattTGATCTGAGGGCATTAAGCCACACTTAACTCCAGTTGCTCATATATGGGGATATGAGCATTGCAATTGTCATTTCAAAATGGATTTGAATTCATCTGTTCTAGATATAAGGTGTTCAACCTACAATAATCTCTTCTGTTTGAAATTCAATGAAAACTGGTGCTCCCATTCGTCAAAGCTGGACAAGGTCTCCATCTAGTGGATTCCAGCCATTGAGGACTCCTCACCAAAGCTCTTCCACACCATAAAGAGAGAAATGAATGTTTCCGGTGGttaaaatgtaaagcatttaTCCTCCACTTACCCATCTCTGCTGAAAACCCGGATCCAAGCCTGTACATTAGGACCCAGGATACAGAGACATCTCAGTGTAGTGAGGGTGGACAGCAGCACGGCCAGAGAAAATGTCTCCAGAGCTGACCTGTAATGTGAGGTATGACTAATACATTGGTATTTTACATTTTGggataaacaaaaaacaaacaaacacatacttaCTCAAGCAAATGTGCTCCGTATAGTACCACCACAGTATGAAAGAAGAGGCATGACAGTACAAAGTACAGACAGGATTTGAACAATCTGTTGATCTGTCCAAGAAATAACAAATGAAGCCCATTCAATTCTGAAAGTCATTAATTATGTTTGATTGCATATATTGGAGAATGTGCTGCCCATCTCTACCTTGTAGCTCAGCGTGTTCTTCTTTGTCGGTGGGCTGATGCCAAGAAGCCAAAACACTGCGATGTTGACCACAGCAACAGATCCAGCCACACAATACAGCCAAACCATGTGGCTCCCATAAACAGAGAAGTTTTCCACAAACACAGCAGGCATCACAGTTGCCATGAAGATGGAGGAGGCAATAATGGCATGAGCCGATGCCATGCCCCTGATCTCAACATCCCACATTATGGAGGTTAAAGGGCAGTAATGTTACCTGATAAAGAACAAAGAGTAAATCTATCGATTAAAAAACAATTCCAAAAGAACAGATgcgtgtcttaaaaaaaaaaattcacgtaAGGTCAAAGAAAGGACACAAATAAAAGAAACCCACGTAACAATGAGACTGGCAATCACCGGTTATGAAAATAAAGGCAAAGGAAAATATTGCAAACAGCTATAATAAGTGATAGATTTAATGATGAATTAAATTTACTTTGAAGTAAAGACTTAACGTACCAATTGAGTGGTGCCTAACTAACCAAAGTTTATATGTGCAAATACAAATTCCTAAACTAATGCGTTGCCAGATTAATCGAGCACTTCAGTATGTACAAATTACAATCGTATATTTTCTAAACCGAATGCCATAAgactacaaataaatgtaaaagtcgAACAGTTTATTTACAACATGACTGCCGTGTACTTCCGGTAGAATGAAGTCACCAACAATCACTctcaactaaacaaaaaaataataaaagattgtcatagtaaaataatttaaacattattattattattattattattattatttgtggtaTTAGCATCCACTGCTACTACACACAAATTGTAGTTTCTcgctaaatacaaaaaaaaaatactttagacTTAGATACAAATGTATTGAGTGGTATCACTGAGTGGTACGcttatgacttttattttgacaccatATCTACGTCACCCTGTGAGCAGTGCTGCTTCTAGCTTCGGTTTAACAGTAACTGAAAATTATCTAGACGTGTTAACTAAGATTTTTCTGGCACGTTTGAAGATGGTTTGCGAGAAGTGTAAGTAGTTATATTATAAATCATATTGTATAGCAAAGGGTTATCTGTTTTACACAAATATATGTATACGTCGTTAATGTAGTTCGTATGCTTAGCTCGCTAGCAAGATCACTGAGAGAAACAACAGAACAGTGTGCTATAAATACAAACGTCGcttgtagttttttgttttttatctcgACGATGTTAAGCATTAATATGCCGTGTATTCGGACGTGAAATTTGATAAATCAAACATGAAATGTGTGTGCTGTCGGTCTTTTGTGAATTATGAATGTTTGGATGGCCTCCGCAGGCGAGAAGAAGCTGGGGCGCGTTATCACGCCTGATACCTGGAAAGATGGGGCTAGAAACACAACAGGTAATCGTTTTAAAGATGAAATAACGTGTAATGGCTATTAcccttttatatatttgtattcaatATTATCCTACAAACCCTTATATTCCAGAGAGTGGTGGTCGAAagcttaatgaaaataaaatgctgacATCAAAAAAAGCCAGGTTTGTTGCATGGAATTTTATGGTTCACCAATACACTCTTGTAATACGTTTAGATTAAAaagttataataacataataacattgtttgtattattttgaCAGGTTTGATCCTTATGGGAAATCTGGATTTTCCACATGCAGAATATGCAAAAGCTCTGTCCATCAGTCAGGTTCACATTACTGTCAGGGATGTGCTTACAAAAAAGGTGAGATGGATAGCAAGGGAATGCTAAGGACTCTTTGTTTCTGTCACACATCTATATGTTCTCACCAGACCTCTGTTTCTACTTTTACAGGAATTTGTGCCATGTGTGGAAAGAAGGTTCTTGACACCAAGAACTACAAACAGACTtcagtttgatttattattaatggGTTGATGGAGAATCATCTGTAGCTGAGAGGAGGATGTTTGTGGATATCTGTGCTGACTCTTCCAAGTGTTGAGAATGATCACTCGAGTTCACAAAAGAGCTTAGTTTGCTGCACTTTGTGGTGCAAAAGGAGTGCACTAAGTTTATGACTGTATTTATATCAGATATATCCGTGGCATTTTTCTCTCACTAAACAACCTTAGAGCAATATATTGGCTTGTACTGTTTGGACAATGTAGATGCCTTTGAGTACATTTGCTGGGGAGCATGTTTTAAAAACGTTCTAATTCATttgaaaactttttgttttttttaagtgaataatttatcattttttaatcCACTAAACATGACAGTGATAGggctatttaataaaaaataagttctcTTCATGGCCTATTTTACTTATTTAGCCATTGGATCTTAGCAAAGTTTAGACTTTCACTTATAAATGTTACCTGTTCCcgcaattaaaaaatatgaatatattgatCTTTTTGAAGttatatttcttcttctgttgtcAAGGCATTGTCATTATTACAAAATCTAATGTAAATATGAAACAAATGCACACTGACATACCAATATAAGACAGCTACAAGTTCAGTGTACAGTTCTGTTTATAGTCAGTTTCCATTTCGTATTCTTCTGCCATTGTGTCTTTTTGTCAACACTGTTCCAGATGTTTTCAGGAGATCTGTTGTTTCCTTTTTTAGTGATCATTTGGAATTTAATTTCTCTCAGATCCACACAATTGTATAATAGGGTTTGTAGATAGTAACTGTTATAGATAATCTTATTATAGTATGTATATTTTTAACCTTATTTTAAGCAATACTTAGATTCTGTATTATATAATTTcctaaataacaattaaattaagAATTGTCCTGGACACCTACAGTATTACAACGTGAGACAACGTGAGTTTTTATCTGTAAATGtttctttacaaataaaatagTTACTACATTTTGCAGAAATCAgttaattgcataaaaaaacacagacaaatgcATCTCATAACGGTGCTTTATTGTTGTGGTTGGCATTTGTTTCGATTTCTTATACAATTCAGTTCAATGCATTATGTAAAAAAAGTGACAATATCCTAATGGCAATGTTGTTTAACCATTTATAAAATATGTCACACGGTAATGTCACAAGAAACCTTTCATTGATTTATGGAACTATAAATAAT encodes:
- the LOC113111818 gene encoding phosphatidylinositol-glycan biosynthesis class F protein-like; the protein is MWDVEIRGMASAHAIIASSIFMATVMPAVFVENFSVYGSHMVWLYCVAGSVAVVNIAVFWLLGISPPTKKNTLSYKINRLFKSCLYFVLSCLFFHTVVVLYGAHLLESALETFSLAVLLSTLTTLRCLCILGPNVQAWIRVFSRDGAMSVWDTSLQITTGCSVIGAWLGAFPIPLDWDRPWQVWPNSCTLGATTGFLTGLLAAPVWIHWHRKQLTYKLK
- the LOC113111823 gene encoding cysteine-rich PDZ-binding protein-like: MVCEKCEKKLGRVITPDTWKDGARNTTESGGRKLNENKMLTSKKARFDPYGKSGFSTCRICKSSVHQSGSHYCQGCAYKKGICAMCGKKVLDTKNYKQTSV